CCAGTTTTCTTTTTGCAATCTTCAGCGTTTCTTGAAACCCTAATTGAATAAATTCTTTTTCCAGACTTATTAGAATGCCGTGGCGTACGATAATCAGCGTCCGCTCATTAAGCAACTTAGAATGGGTTTCATCCGGAGCTTTCTGAATTTCCTTGCTTAATTCTATGGTTTCCTCCTCAACAAGGTTCTTACTGGGGTATTCATCGAAATTATATGGCTGATCTTTTTCAAAAATGAATAATAACATTCCTGATTTTTCGTCTAGATTCCATTCATAGTAAAATTCTTTTATTTTATCTTTTGTATTCAATTCGATATAAGATTTAATTTCTTCTTCAAGGGTTTCCATCATCAAATCTCTTGTTTTTTGGACATAAACGCTTTGGTGATTAGTTAGGAGAGTATTCTCCATCGTTGATAGAAAATTCGTAATATAGACTGATACGAACGGCCTCGAGATGGTACAAAATACATTACCTGGTCCACGGCCAAAATTATCCCTTAATAACTTACCAATAAATCCGCTTATCTCTTTTTCAAGCACTGCTACTTCCATATTATACCTCACTATGTAATATAATCCTCTATACCTTTTCCCTAATACAGTACTGGCAAAACCATGAATACGTCGTACTTAATGTAAAACTAAACTCCAGATTTATGTATAAATCAATAAGGTTTATCGTAACATTTCAAGCTCGCTCCGAAAATATTTTGACAGACAAGATATTTCAAAAAAATATATGTAAAAAACACCCATTGGGTGTTTTTTACATATGTATGTTTATCAGTTTCTATCCGTTAATGTATCTCAATATCAATATGCCTTAAATAGTTTTTAAGTGGCAGGGATCTTTCTGTATTAAATTGGATTCCTTCAGATTCCAGCAACAGTTTCTGTGTTATGAACATTTCTTCATCCTTGAAGCCAATTTCTCCTTTAGAATTAATCACCCTATGCCATGGAAGACCATATTTTTCTGACAGTGAATGGAGTATTCGGACAACTTGTCTTGCTGATCTTGGGCTTCCAGCCGCTTTTGCTATTTGACCATATGTCATCACTTTCCCATATGGAATTGTCTGAATTATTCTTATAACGTTATTAGTAAAACTAGTCATTATTCCACGTCCTTTTCTAAAAAGGGCTGTTTTCCTAAACATTGTTGTTAAATCCTATAGCCGATTTTAACGTAATATTTACCCATTTTGCAGGTCGGTATTACTTTGCATGCTCTTTTCTCATAAGAAGAGTCAACTTTACGAAGGAATTTGTAATTCAATCCATTCTTGTAGGCAATAGCAACAAAGTATGAGAACAGAGCCTCTACAAAACCAATATACCATAAAAATCCCTGGCCTAAGGCCAGGGATTTTTATGACTTAGAAGAATAAGATTTAAATTTTTTAATGATTGCCCAACACATTATTCCTATTAACCAGTAAATCGGAAATGAATAAATATGTTTCCAGGTAATTTCTTTATAAATCCCCAGGTAGACCATGAACGGTTCTGCAATAAAAGCCAGGAAAAGGGATAACACACCTGTAGCGATAAAAAACTTTTTAAATGACATACTGAATTTTTGATAGACCATCATAAAAGGGATTATCACGACTCCCACATCATAAGGATATAGCTGCGGATTTAAATATGGTGTGAGTCTGACTGGATATGTCCATACCATAGCGTTGCTGCCGATTGAATCCAGGAAGATGGCTGTTACGCCATAGAATAAACCAAATGCTGTATTTTCAATTAGCTTGGTTTTATCAACCCGTATCCACCAGACAATGGCCGGGACGATGGAAAGAACCAAGAGAAACCACCATTTATAGGTAAGGAAGTTATTTTCATACCAATACGCTCTTAATACCTTATGATATTTCGCCTCAGCATCTAATAGTTCATGGAGGGAGATGGAGGTTAAAATGATCATAAAATCATTCAATTGGGATCCGATTGCACCAACCGTTGAAAAAAGCATAAAATCACACCCTTTGTATATAGAGTGTGATTTTTGCTGCTAAATATGTAAATTAAGCTAATTTTGATGTTTGATTTTTTTGTACATCTCAATAAGTCGATCCGGCTTTGCATCCGTACAGAAGGAATACACTCCTCTTGTTGTATGGAGATAAAGAAAGCCTGTCCTTCCTGACATTTCCTTAAATGTAATATCTAATATGTCACGCAGATGAAAAATGTCAGAAGCTGTGGTTATCTTGTCATGATACATTTTTATGAATTGCTCGTTTTCTTCATAAACTTGTTCATTATCTTCAATTCTGCGATCCACTTTCCAGTAACTATGTGAACAAAGCATTCACAGCTCCCTCCCTTCTGATCAATTTCGTATCTTTTTTATTTTACTCATGTTGTTTAACAATAACTAATATATTTAACAATAATAAATAACAGGACTTCATAAAGAGGAGGAATTTTTTGAAATGCATCGGTGAACTTTTGGATCAAGAGAAGTACCGGGTCAATGGAAAAATTGCGATCATCGAAAATAAGGAGGCCGTATTGAAGCTTTTTGGACTTAGAAATGGAAACTGGCTTGATTTATGGGATATTGATTCCCGGATCCTGACCCTGTTTTATAAATCTTATGAAGCTGAATTCGATTGGTTCATCGTTGTTTATGATTACCCAACTTTCTGCGCGGACAAAGATATAAAAGAAGCGATTATCTGGCATGAACTTGGCCACATTGAATACCCGGTACTAGAACAACAATTGAGTATTCAAAGTGAAATTCAATGTGACGGGCTTGCTATCAAAAACGGGCACCAGGAAGGCATCCGAAAAATACTGAATCTTACTATGAAAATGGCTAAAACACTGAACCATGAAATTTTAACTCATGTTACTTTCGAAAGGCAAATGAAACTGCCTGTCTAAGATTGATCTTCAGCTCCTGTTAAGTACTTCGTAGAAAACTTTCACTACGACTTTAATCAAAGAGACCCGCCAAAACGGCGGGTCTTTTTGATCAACCAGTATTCCTTAATCCTGCAGCAACTCCGCTGATAGTTAATAAAACCTGCGTCAATAACTCATCATCCGGATCTTCATCCTTGCGAAGCTCCTTAATCAATTCCACTTGAATAAAGTTAAGCGGATCGACATATGGATTTCGTCTATGAACAGAGTCTTTGATATTTGGTGTATGGTCAAGCAGTTCTTCATCCTCTGTAATTTGCAGAAGGATATTCTTGGTTCGTTCATACTCCTCTAAAATGTTGCCAAAGATGCGGTCAGCAATTGCTTTCTCTTCTACTAGTGAAGTATATTCCTGTGCCGTGGTAATATCCGCTTTCATCAATGCCATTTGCAGATTATCCACAGTGCTTCGGAAGAATGGCCATTCCTCATACATTTCCTGCAAGACCTTTAAATTATCGGGACTTTCCTGTGCGAAGCTCTGCAAGCCAGTTCCAGCCGCATACCATGCCGGGAAGAGCTGTCTGCTTTGTGTCCATGCGAATACCCATGGTATAGCACGAAGATTTTCGAATTTGGCACTGTTTTTACGGCTCATAGGACGTGACCCAATATTCAATTCAGCTAGTTCTTTCAACGGTGTAGCCTGGTTGAAATAGGTGATAAAATCCGGATCTTCAAACACAAGCGACTGATATTTCCTTAAGGAAACAGCAGAAATTTGCTCGATTGCATCAACCCATCTTTGGTCACGCAAATGACCCTGCTCAGATTCCTTCAGCACATTCGCTGCAGCCTTCATCATCGTAGATGTTGCTTGTTCAAGGCTTCTATAGGCAATATCTTTCAATAGATAACGAGATGACAAAACTTCCCCTTGCTCAGTAATTTTGACTCCTTGACCAAGAGTCTCGACAGGCTGGGAAAGCAGACTCTTGTTCAATGGACCGCCTCCACGGCCTAGTGAACCTCCTCTGCCATGAAAAAACTTCAAGCCGATTTGATATTTCTTGGCCACTTCATTGATCTCAAGCTGAGCTTTGTAAAGCTTCCAGTTGGCTGTCAATGTTCCGCCATCCTTGCTTCCATCTGAGTACCCAAGCATGATTTCCTGCTGGTCCCCCATTTTATTCAAATGATTGCGGTAAATTGGCAACTTGAATAATGTTTCCATGATTTTTGGACCTGCTGTTAAATCGTCGATTGTTTCTAGCAACGGAGCGACGTTCAAATCGGTCTCGAAAGTACCATCAGCATGGAGTCTGTATATGCCAGCCTCCTTAGCAAGGACAAGCACTTCAAGCAAATCGCTCGCGGATTGAGTCATACTCACCAGATAAACAGAAATCGAACGCTTCCCAAATTCATTGTGCGCACGTTTGATCATCTCAAAAACTTGAAGCATTTCCTGCGTCTCTTTTGAATAATCCTCATGAAGAAGAAGCAATGGACGTGGGTCTTCAAGAATTTTAACAAGCAATTCCTGCTTTTCATCTTCTGATAGAGCTGCATAATCCTGATTGATTCCAACCTTCTTCAGTATTTCAGCAATTGCCGCTTCATGTTCACCGCTATGGTTACGAATATCCAGAGTTGCAAGATGGAATCCGAACAACTGGACTTGCCTGATTAACTTTTGCAAAGTTTTGAGTTCATGATGAACAGGATGATGCTGATAAATACTTCGTTTTATGACAAGAAGGTCTTCAAGCATTTCCTCTGATGATTTGTAGCCAATATCAGATTTTCCAGCTTCTTTAAGCCTTTGAATGATAATAGCAAATTGGCGGCGATAAACCTCGCCTTCAATATTCCATTTTTGATCATCCGTTAAATATCTTTCTTCATCTTTAATAACTGATGCGATTAACTCTTCACTAACAGCTGTTCTTGTTGTTGAATGGCTGAAACGTTTCATCAAATCAACTAATACAGCTTTATACTTTTTAAGTACCAGACGTCTTTGTCTTTGCAATGTTTCCCATGTAATATCTGGAGTAACATTTGGATTCCCATCCCTGTCACCGCCGATCCATGAACCAAATCGCAGGAAGTGAGGTACTTTCCATTCATGTTCAGGATAATGACCTTTAAGGCTGGTTTCTACTTCCTGATGGATTTCAGGCAGGACATCGAATAGTGTCTGGTCAAAATAATAAAGTCCGTTCCTGACTTCATCAATGACAGTAGGCTTACGGTCTCTCAATTCATCAGTCTGCCAGAGGACGGAAACCTCATTAAATAGGCTTTCCTCAATCCTATCACGCTCTTTCTTGGATAAGAGTGGATTGTCCAGACTTTTAAGGATACCTGCTATCCTTTTCTGAATCTCCAGGATTGAACGTTTGGTGGCTTCCGTAGGATGGGCTGTAATAATCAATTCCAATGAAATGGTATTCAGTACATTTTGGATGATATCTGAGGATATATAATTGTCTTTCAACGAAAGGATGGCTGCTTCAATAGAACCTGGCTGTGAGCTGGTATCAGACTTGAGCAGATAGTCGCGGCGCCTGCGGATCCGGTGATTTTGTTCCGCTGCATTGATTAAATGAAAATATACCGAAAATGCCCGGATGATATTTTTTCTCATTGGAACAGACAAGCCTGCGATTTCCTCTTTTAAAGCAGGGTATGTATCGCGGTCATGTTCATTCCTTAGCGTTTTGCACATTGCTCGGATCTTTTCTACTTTTTCAAATAGTTCCACTCCGCCATGGTAGACTAGGATATCTCCAAGGATGTTTCCAAGCATTTTTACATCCCGGCGCAATGGCAAACTGCTGTCGTTCACTTCGATTCCTGATGTCATTTTGTCACCTTCCTAAAACTTGTAAGAATATTTTAAATATTAATATATCATAAAAGTACCGAGATTGTGAAGTGATAAGCATATTGAATAAGTATTTTCACAATAACTTCCCTGTTTTATAAGTGTAAGTATTCCTTAATTATTTTTCCACTCAAAGGCCCTTGAAACTAACCCTATTAAAGAAAAGGCTTCCCTAAATGGGAAGCCTTTATCATCTAGTATTCGTGTCCGTTAGCTTGCTTTATTCTTTTTCTCAGGTTTCCCTGTTACAATTACTCTCATTGTTTTTACTGCCTTTGTTTTACCCGCAAAGTTCTCTGCTTCTGCTTGCAAAGTATGACTTCCATTATCAAGATCCAAGTCTACTGAGTACGTGCCATCCTGCCCAGTTTTAACCGAATCAATCAGGAATACTTCGTTGCCATGCTTTTCATAAATATTCACTGTGGTTCCCTTTGGCGCTGTGCCTTCTACTATTGCCGGCTCACCCTTCACCATCAATTCTTCCACTTCCCAAGTTGGTGCTTCAGGGATTTCCTGTACTGTGTCCTTTGACCAGGCTAGGGCATTTAAGAATAACTGTCGCCCATCTTGAGTCCAGCCATAGTCAGGTCCGATGATATTGGTAACAGCAAAAGAAGACATTAGCAAATGCATGTGCTCCTTACTCCTGAATTCAAATCCAATTGAATCCCCTTTACGCTCTCCGTCAACAGAAAGGCTCGAAATTGCTATACCTGTATAATTCTTGAACGTCGCATATGGACTTTTCGCCGTGTGGATTTTAACCCGGTCATTTTCATCCAATTTGATTCCGTTGAAAATTGGATGTCCATCTGCTGTTTCAACATATATCTCTCCTTCATTATATCCCTGCTGGTCCATTTCCAGACCTCCCGTGACCTCTTTTAATCTTTGGATTGAACCTTCAGCAACGCCCCATGTGCCTGTGAAAACAAGGCTTGTCTTTTGTTCGTCACTTTCTTTGATCAGCTGTTGAAATTGCTCAGTTGTTCCTTTATTTGTATTGACCAGGATGACCTCATAATTTCCAACATTCCCGAGTATGTCCCAGCCTTTCTCTTCCGCATACAGTTCCTGTTCATTTAATAATCCTGTCAGGGCACCATTAACATCTCCCAATACTGCCGCCTCGAATGCGTTGAGTTCAAGGTTGAATTCCTTATCTTCGGATACAATTTCAACCTCAAAAGCATCCTGCAGGTACCCTTCTGCTATTACAAACAAAGTGTACTCGCCAGGCAGCAAATTGTTGAATACATATGAACCATCTTCTATGCTGGAGCCTTCCATCTTAAAATCTGGCTCATCTTTTGGAACTAGAGTCAACTTAGCACCGCCCACAGGTTCTTTGCCTTTCTTGCCTGTAATTACACCATTCAAATCATATCCGTCGATAGCTT
This window of the Mesobacillus jeotgali genome carries:
- a CDS encoding Na-translocating system protein MpsC family protein yields the protein MEVAVLEKEISGFIGKLLRDNFGRGPGNVFCTISRPFVSVYITNFLSTMENTLLTNHQSVYVQKTRDLMMETLEEEIKSYIELNTKDKIKEFYYEWNLDEKSGMLLFIFEKDQPYNFDEYPSKNLVEEETIELSKEIQKAPDETHSKLLNERTLIIVRHGILISLEKEFIQLGFQETLKIAKRKLEKKAITQHQSSYERYLNAKITDYFVDWNFDKDKSYTLFILKS
- a CDS encoding MGMT family protein — encoded protein: MTSFTNNVIRIIQTIPYGKVMTYGQIAKAAGSPRSARQVVRILHSLSEKYGLPWHRVINSKGEIGFKDEEMFITQKLLLESEGIQFNTERSLPLKNYLRHIDIEIH
- a CDS encoding CBO0543 family protein, with product MLFSTVGAIGSQLNDFMIILTSISLHELLDAEAKYHKVLRAYWYENNFLTYKWWFLLVLSIVPAIVWWIRVDKTKLIENTAFGLFYGVTAIFLDSIGSNAMVWTYPVRLTPYLNPQLYPYDVGVVIIPFMMVYQKFSMSFKKFFIATGVLSLFLAFIAEPFMVYLGIYKEITWKHIYSFPIYWLIGIMCWAIIKKFKSYSSKS
- the ppc gene encoding phosphoenolpyruvate carboxylase, producing the protein MTSGIEVNDSSLPLRRDVKMLGNILGDILVYHGGVELFEKVEKIRAMCKTLRNEHDRDTYPALKEEIAGLSVPMRKNIIRAFSVYFHLINAAEQNHRIRRRRDYLLKSDTSSQPGSIEAAILSLKDNYISSDIIQNVLNTISLELIITAHPTEATKRSILEIQKRIAGILKSLDNPLLSKKERDRIEESLFNEVSVLWQTDELRDRKPTVIDEVRNGLYYFDQTLFDVLPEIHQEVETSLKGHYPEHEWKVPHFLRFGSWIGGDRDGNPNVTPDITWETLQRQRRLVLKKYKAVLVDLMKRFSHSTTRTAVSEELIASVIKDEERYLTDDQKWNIEGEVYRRQFAIIIQRLKEAGKSDIGYKSSEEMLEDLLVIKRSIYQHHPVHHELKTLQKLIRQVQLFGFHLATLDIRNHSGEHEAAIAEILKKVGINQDYAALSEDEKQELLVKILEDPRPLLLLHEDYSKETQEMLQVFEMIKRAHNEFGKRSISVYLVSMTQSASDLLEVLVLAKEAGIYRLHADGTFETDLNVAPLLETIDDLTAGPKIMETLFKLPIYRNHLNKMGDQQEIMLGYSDGSKDGGTLTANWKLYKAQLEINEVAKKYQIGLKFFHGRGGSLGRGGGPLNKSLLSQPVETLGQGVKITEQGEVLSSRYLLKDIAYRSLEQATSTMMKAAANVLKESEQGHLRDQRWVDAIEQISAVSLRKYQSLVFEDPDFITYFNQATPLKELAELNIGSRPMSRKNSAKFENLRAIPWVFAWTQSRQLFPAWYAAGTGLQSFAQESPDNLKVLQEMYEEWPFFRSTVDNLQMALMKADITTAQEYTSLVEEKAIADRIFGNILEEYERTKNILLQITEDEELLDHTPNIKDSVHRRNPYVDPLNFIQVELIKELRKDEDPDDELLTQVLLTISGVAAGLRNTG